The sequence below is a genomic window from Mycobacteriales bacterium.
CCAGCTGGTCTACGCGACCGGCTCGGTGCCGATGCGGCCGCCGATCGACGGGATCGACGCGGCGGGGGTCTACGGCGTGCAGACGCTGGACGACGGAGCGGCTCTGCGCGCCGCGCTGCACGACGACAGCACCCGCCGTGTCGTCGTGGTCGGCGGCGGTTACATCGGTCTCGAGATCGCCGAGGCGGCGCGCCTGTGCGACCTCGAGGTCACGGTCGTCAACCTGTCGCCGACGCCGATCGGCACGTTCGACCCGGATGTCGGCGAGTACGTCGCCGACGCGGTGCGCGGCATGGGCATCGAGCTGGTGCTCGGCGACGGGGCCGGGTGCATCGAGACCGACGCAGCCGGCCGGGCGGTCGCCGTCCACACCGCCTCCGGGCGGGTGCTTCCCGCCGACGTGGTGGTTCTCGGTCTCGGCGTACGCCCCAACGTCGCCCTCGCCGAGCAGGCCGGCATCCCGCTCGGCACCAGCGGCGGGGTGCGGGTCGACCGCCGGCAGCGGACGCTCGTCGACGGGGTGTGGTCGGCCGGCGACTGCTGTGAGTCCGTGCACCGGCTGTCCGGCGAGCGGGTCGTCGTCGCGCTCGGCACGCACGCCAACAAGCAGGGCCGAGTGGTCGGCATCAACATCGGTGGCGGCTACGCGACCTTCCCCGGCGTCATCGGCACCGCGGTCACGAAGGTGTGTGACCTCGAAGTGGCGCGCACCGGCCTGTCGGAGCAGGAGTGCCGGGAGGCGGGGCTGACGTTCGTCACGGCCTCG
It includes:
- a CDS encoding FAD-dependent oxidoreductase, producing MPERLVVIGGDAAGMSAASQARRRRGADDLEIVAFERGRYTSYSACGIPYWVSGTVDDVAALVSRTPEAFRRDWDIDVRTRHEVIGIDLDRRTVTARDLEAGRDVMEPFDQLVYATGSVPMRPPIDGIDAAGVYGVQTLDDGAALRAALHDDSTRRVVVVGGGYIGLEIAEAARLCDLEVTVVNLSPTPIGTFDPDVGEYVADAVRGMGIELVLGDGAGCIETDAAGRAVAVHTASGRVLPADVVVLGLGVRPNVALAEQAGIPLGTSGGVRVDRRQRTLVDGVWSAGDCCESVHRLSGERVVVALGTHANKQGRVVGINIGGGYATFPGVIGTAVTKVCDLEVARTGLSEQECREAGLTFVTASVDSTTRAGYYPGAAPIRVKLTAERRSGRLLGAQIVGRDGAAKRIDVLAVCCWNAMAVDEVLGLDLSYAPPFAPVWDPVLIAARKAWEAVEADIRA